GGCGGTATTTTGCCAAGGTGACTTTTCGCATACAAACTCTTGTTTTTAATGTATCGATATCATTAAAATTAGTTTAATGAGTCTAGTTATTAAGAATATGTTAACTAGTGAATTGGGAAAAAGAAATGCAAATTTATgaaatttggattttttttcttcataaatttCGCTTTTATAACTTAGAGGGATGAATATGCGTATTTGATTTTCATTTGAGTCTCCAACAATTATTCCAATAATTACATATCCGATTCGATCTACAGGTGAATTTGTAAGATTATGCTTCATGCTTGTTTAAGTAATAGCAATGAGATTCCCCAATATCATGCTAAGAATAGCTAGGGAACTATCGTAGATATATCACATTGGAAATTGCATAAAGAAAAAATGGTCGGTTACAAAAtggtcatatttttttttgtaattcaatCAAAATGATCATATTTTTGTAATTCATTTACAAAATGGTATTCTTTTATCCGATTTAACACTACTGATTAAAACGGTGTTGTCTTTTCCGAAAATACCCTCCCCAAAATACCCTTTCTAGTTAACTAATTGGTTGAGGTGGTGGCGAtaaagcggtggtggtggtggtggaagcttaagaaTCTTCGCTAAACCCCAGAGAGAAAGCGGTGATTTCTTTGgatgaatgcggtgtaacgaatCTGAATGCAGTTTTACGATCTTGAGTGCTGTGTAACGATATACAAGCGACAGCACCACCACCTACAAAtagcaccaccatcaaaaaaattGTAATGAAGGCAAAAGTTAAAATCGTGTATGGAGGGATAAATAGGAATGACAGATAAGTAATTTCATTAACATATTTAACTTTGAGTCACAACTTAACTTTCTTCCTAACGGAAGTATGATCAGtttgttaatagtttgtaacaATATGATGTTTTTGTGAATCGGGTCCTAATAGCATGACTGTTTTGTACATTTTCCAAGAAAAACTAGACACACAACCTAATTATAATTGGGGAATTTTATAAAGTACCTTCACTTGGATtgtagcgcgtttggatacacatcTAAACGTAACTTTTTGACTTCTAAAAGTCAAAAAGTGAATGGTATGCAAAATGAGAAGAACCACGTCCCTGAAGAATGTCACTGTGAATGGTATGCAAAATGGTATAATTGAAAGTGATGCGGAGAATGTTATCAAGATGATATCTGATGAGAAGAACCACATCCCTTGGAGATTGATGCAGCTTGTCAACCAAATGAGAGCTCAGGCAAGGAAGATTAATGCTATCAAGTTCACCtacatcaaaagaggtgggaatttagtAGCCCATGCTCTGGCAAAACATGCCTTTACAAACCACTCAAACATGTGGTGGTTCTCTTCCCAACCTCCTCCTTGTATCAGGTCTTGCTTATAAGACGACATTTGtattgtttagtttttttttttcttttttgtagaataaaataaaaaagaaatgtttttctaaaagtcaaaaaacaaaaaattagttTGGGGTCAAAaatttcagaacgacttctagAAACAAAAAAGTCAACTTTCTGTGAAGCAAAATATCTTAGCgtctgacttctgcttctggtatccaaCCACGCTATTAATAATTTATAAAGTAATCCCACCTTACCATTTCCGTCCGTTTTCTTTTTAATGTTTCAAAGGAAGGTCAAGTGACTCAAGTCCTCTCCGACGACTAAGAAAGTCTGGCACCGGAAGAACATCCGCGGGACAGATAATCTACAAAATAAGAAAGCTTGGACTTTAAGACTTGAAGAGTACTATGATGCTGACCCTTCATTTTTCTTACCTCACAAGTATGATTTATTAGTTTCCTGTAGTAATCGGTAAAATCCTTTCATCGCAAATGCTCTCGAATAGCACACAAGAAGCACCTCACGGATTAAGAGCTATCAAGAAATTGCAGAtaatttgatttttcttcttaaggTCGAGATCATCCTTTGGTTTAATGACGATGCTAGCACGATCATTGTAATTTAGTAGGAATTTAAAACTAAACAAGTGGAAAATTCCTTGTTCCGAATCACGGTCTTTAATTCATTGTAGTACTAGAATAGcaagttttgtttttcttcttctagaaGAGTTCTGTCTAATTAAACGAACCTCGGATCAGAATATAAATGAAGTGGTGGACTAGAGACATCAAAGGCCTAATAGTTTAGCCACCAGGTAAGACTACCACAGTGACACGGAATGTGATGGCAGCCGGCTTACCTATCCCAGCCTCACAATTGGCGCCACACTGTATAGAGTTGTGGGGAGTGATGGAATACTTGGTACAGCCGGCCTATCCCCTTCGCAGATCTTATTCTCATACTTCACCTGTACAAAGCCTTCCTTGGTGATCCTATgtgcattttttttgtttgtcatCTTGCATCATCTTTTCAAATATAATCCATGTGGATCAGTTATACCATGGGTCCGCAAGAGGGTGTATGCAAAAGGTGGACTAACAATTTTTTGATATGGTCAATTTTGGTTTCAGCATTGGATGGTTTCTTGTCATTTTCATCCATCTCGTTGTATTTTAAGATATTTTCTTCGTGAGCAGACTTATTTTAATATTGAAAAGCTAAAGTAATTGCTTTGTTCATCTCGATAAATATTATGATCCACCATTCTTGTTCAAATTCTTATTTCTTTTCCAGGGAAACAATATGCCTTTCTTCTGTGCGTTTTCAATAATTCCAATGAATCAACTACTGGTATTATTGTTATTATGCATAATGGTAGTAGTAAATTCAGAACCTCAGATAAATCTATTAGACAAAGGTTGTAGTTTATATAACGCAACAAGACAATCATTATTCTTCTCGAATCGCGATTCGACGTTTTCAGATCTTCGTAAGAAATTGAGCAGCGGTGATAATATTCGGTTTGCAACTGCACAAACAGCTATAACATCTGACCCTGTTTATGGGATGGCACAGTGCAGGAATTACCTCTCTACTTCTGACTGTTTATcttgtttttctgctgctgtttctCAAATTCGAAATTGTTCGTCTGCTAATGGCGCTAGAGTTATTTACGATGGTTGCTTCTTGAGGTATGAATTTTCTTGTTTCAATCATTTGAATCATGTCAGTCGTCGTACTAATCATTACTTTCATTCAACGCATATATTAATCAATGACAGTCCATACTGCATACGTGTGTTGGTTCGGTATATAATGATAAAGAAAGAAATCTAGAATTATTGTTCATTCAATTTTCAAGGATATTGATACTGTTGTCTGTCATCCAGCTGCCGTCCTGGCCTATAACTTTTGATTGGCCCTGTTTTTACTAACTAGAGTACCATATCAGCCATCTACCATTGATCATAGTCAAAGCAGTTTTCCCGCAACTAGAATATTCTGCTACATAGCTtacaacacttttatttatttatttttttgaggaaaataaaaagcAACCAATTGGTTGGTCGTCATATAGGTATGAGAGCAATTGCTTTTATGACCAGACAACACTCCCCGGTAACTTCGGTACTTGTGGTAACAAAACTGCATCACAAGCAGGTGCTTTTAACACATCAGTTGATGGGTTGCTATCAGACCTTGTCATTGCAACGCCAAAGATAGTGGGGTATTTTGCAGCAACAAAGAGAGAAACAGCCAGTGGGAGTAACAATTTTGTACACGGTGTGGCACAATGTGCTGCAACAGTGAGCGAAGCCGGGTGTGTAGATTGCTTAGCTGTGGCACTCAGAAATATTGCAAGTTGCCCTCCTAATACTGAAGGGAGAGCAGTAGATGCAGGATGTTTTTTGAGGTATTCAAATACGGCGTTCTTCAGCGACAACCAAACAATGGATCTCGCACCTTTCTTGAAGACAAAAGGTAAGAAATCGTATACTCGTCGATGTAATATGTGTCAGCTATGCTCATAACGGGCGTGACATGAAATTACTGCAGGAGGTTCAACCAAAAAGAAAGCTGTCATTGGAGGCATCGTTGGAGGGGTTGCTTTCATATTGTCTCTGGTTGCTGTCATTATATTATTATTCAAGTCATTCAAACGGAGACCTAAGAAGGCTCGTAAAGGTAACAGATAAATGGTTTCATTTAAAAGCTAAGGTACTAAAAATGTTCACTAGGTGTAACTGGAACAAACTGTACATATCTTGCAGGGAATATTTTAGGGGCAACAGAGTTAAGAGGACCAGAGGTTTTCGGTTATAAAGATCTTAAATCTGCAACAAGAAATTTTAGCGAAGAAAATAAACTTGGAGAAGGAGGATTTGGAGATGTTTACAAGGTACTGTTTTTTCTGTGACATTTTAAATTACCCGTTGCAGTTTAACTCTCATTGGAGAACAAGAATTGAGTAATTATGAGTTGTTATGTTATGGTGCAGGGTGTTTTAAGGAATGGGAAAATTGTTGCAGTCAAGAAACTTGCATTCATCCAGTCTAGCAGAGCGAAGATAGATTTCGACAGCGAAGTGAAGCTTATTAGTAACGTCCATCATCGGAATCTAGTTTGACTTCTTGGTTGTTGTAGTAAAAGCCAAGAACTAATACTGGTTTATGAATACATGGCAAACAGCAGCCTTGACAAGTTCTTATACGGTATTATCTTCATTCCGAATACTAGTTAAAATTGTAAGAGCCGCACCTCCTGAAATGCAGAATGGTGCTATTTCATCTATACTGATATATAAAGTTTGCAACGCTTCACAGGTGAGAAACGAGGGATGCTAAATTGGAAGCAGCGATTTGACATAATTGTTGGCATTGCCCGGGGACTGTCATACCTACATCATGAGTTTCATGTTTGTATTATACACCGGGATATAAAGTCCAGTAATATACTTCTAGATGATGATTTCCAACCTAAAATTGCTGATTTCGGTTTGGCAAGACTTCTGCCGGAGGATCAAAGTCATCTAAGCACTAAATTCGCCGGAACCTTGTAAGTCGAAAGCTAAATGAATATATTTATGGGCTTTGGTGTAGCTAGACTTGTTCAATTTGAAAGCTGAAATATAATTGTCATGTCAGGGGTTACACGGCACCAGAGTACGCAATCCATGGTCAGTTATCCGAGAAGGTTGACACTTACAGCTATGGTGTAGTTCTTCTTGAAATCATAAGCGGTCGAAAGAGCAATGACATAAAACTTGAACCCATTACTCGGTACCTTCTTGAATGGGTAATTTTCCAAATTTTTCCATTTCAACTTCACTATCTTCCTTTTGCTCGATTTGTACTTATTTCGTTCTAATTGATGGTTTAAACAGGCCTGGAGATGTTACGAGGACGAGACATTGATGGATTTGGTGGATAAAGATTTAGACGCAAATGAGTACGAACCACACGAAGTAAAGAAAGTTCTAGAGATTGCTTTGATATGTACGGGTACCCAGTCCTCAGTTTCACTGAGACCAACAATGTCTGAAGTTGTTGTTATGTTGTTAAGCAGAGACTCCCAAAAGTTAAGACCAACTAGACCTACATTCATTGATGCGTCTAGTAGGGTTCGAGGAGATACGTCCACGTCTACCGCTGGTTCATCCACGTCCAATGCCACTGTTTCATTTACTGAAGTCTCGAGCCGGTGACAATTGATAGATGTTCCATTTTAAGTCTAATCCAAACGCCTAGTGAAGGTGTTCAGACATTGGTTTGCTAATGACCAcgtgtcgtttgtaaatactctttttaattttgatatttttggtgaaatcaaccttttttttttttttttcggttttcCCTATTTCCTATCCCTATTTTTCTTATTTCCCATCTCTTCAACAATTTCTaaaatgaatctatttttcatttCCAATTTTTCTATGTACCATCCATAAAAGTCAAATTGACTATAACTACATTATTATCAATTTTATTTGTCGTCTTCTTCCTTTCTCTATTTTTCATTAAACAAATCCAAAAGAATCAGAATCCCTAGTTCTCGTTCATGTTAATTAAATTATACTATACTTATTTCTTTATCTATTGTCATTTAAATCGCCTAAAAGTTGATGAATTAATCAGCAATTAATTGATTAACCATGAAATATTTCATGATTGAAAATCTAGGGATAAATTTCTACTGTGTCCGAATGGTCATGAATCTTACGATAGATACAGGGAGAAGATATTCTAGTTCCAACAATCAAAAGTAACCATCCAACCATGTTGTTGGCATACTTTActtgcaacttactaccaatattaAAACAGGTAATGGTGATTAAGTGCAACTTTACTTGCAACTTGCTACAAATATTATCAATTGCTCGTAAATGAACGACTAAAACTCCACCAAATATATCAATTGTGAATGACTAGCTCATCGGAAAAAATCAGTAAAATAAAATATGGTAGTCGATCAAAATTCAGTCAATCGATGCAATGCAAGTCGACCCATAGTGAAGGACTAGTTCTTCATCACAGTAGTACTAGTAAAAATCGAATTTAACCATGAAAGCATACTTCCAagcaaacaaaaaattacaattaggtttagttccgttTTGGGTTTTCATCTTTCTTTAACATTCCCTGCTTTcttagagctagcactatggtgcaTCATATCCCTTCCCTATCTctcaaatgtagggaagggatggcaCATGGAAGGAAAGCTTGTTATGGGAGCGTACCATCCCTTCCCTACACTACACGACAACTGAGTAGCCGTATCAATAGTGGCACACGGCAACTGAGTTGCCGTATAAGTCAACTCGTTGACTTGACCAATACGGCAACTCAATAGCCGATCATAGTGTTATACCCTTCAGAAACGAGGTCGGCCTCCCCAATTATTCTTCTTCTCAAGGTTTTCATCCTCTCAAACCCTTTTCAAACCCCTATTACCCCCTTTGGATTTTCATATTGATTCACTGCGATTTGATGGCTTAAATTAAAAGGGTTTGATCGTTACTCCAAGGTGAAACAAATCCATTCTTCAATTTCGAAtttcatccaaaaaatcatctaaggtgagtgattctaatattagggtttcaattgaatttgattttgattttgattttgatgaaattgtaGATATTAAAGTTTGTTAGGTGTGTAGTATGCAATTCACTAATGTAATGAAAAGATATATTTAGTGAAAAATCCATAATTAATGTAGAAAATTTATGTTGAATGAAATATTTCTAAACTAGCGTATCAATGTAGAAAATTGATTGACTTGTATTTATGTATGGAATACATAAATTgatattgtttttgttgtttgcaAAGGTGCATAATGAGTCTAATGCGTTCTTATGTGAGAGTTAAATATGGAATCTATTTGGATTcctctagtgatgaagaagagaaagcaTTGCTAATGTTTACACAATTATGTTTGGAAGAACGATTGCGTATTATTAGACAACCCATACTAAGGGAGGTACATACACGTAGTATAATAACGCGTGATCGAGTGTGGCATGATGCcaaaatgatgaatgattattttaTGCCTGGAACTAGTTATACCGCAAGACAATTCAAACAACGTCTAGGCATGAGGGAAGACTTATTCGAgaaattgttaggaaaatttcttgAGGTTGATCCAGAATGGCACCAACGTCCATATGCAACCGGTACTATGGGGCATTCTCCGCAtatgaaattagttgttgtgATGAAATGTTTATGAAAAAGTACGCCAGCTGATAGTGTTGATGATTACATTCGTATGGGTGCAACTACAATATACATGTATCTAAAAAGATTTTTCCACACCATTTGCATGACTTTTGGAGAAAGATATTTGCGTGAACCCACTCCTGAAGATGTTCAGAGGTTGCTACAAGAGAATGCGGACCGAGGTTTTCCTGGAATGCTTGgtagtgttgattgtatgcaATGGCCATGGAAGAATTATCCGGTAGATTGGCAAGGATCTTACTGGGGTAAAGATAAAGAGAGTAGTTTTGCATTAGAGGCGGTGGCATCATACGATttgtggttttggcatgctttttttggaatGCCTGGATCAAACAACGATTTGAATGTGTTGGCACACTCACCCCTTTTTGATAACATGTTAAAGGGTGTAGCACCTTCATGCAATTATGTCATCAATGGTCACCAGTACAATATGGGTTATTTCTTAGCCGATGGTATTTATCCAAAGTTGACTGCAATTGtacaagatttctctcagacacTGGACATTCCCGACTATGTGAGATTCAACAAGTATCAAATGGataaaagaaaggatgtcgagcGTGCTTTTGGAGTTCTCCAGGGTAAATTCAGAATTGTCGGATCTCCATATAAGTATTGGCATCATTCAGACTTGAACCTAATTATGAAATGTTGTCTAATTTTATACAACATGATTATCGAGCATGAATGGCGGGATACGGACTGGGGCAGAGTTCTTCCTGTTCCGCTTCCGGAACCTACCATTAATGGTCGTGTATTTATGTCAACTCTGAAAACCTAGAATTACACTTACAACTAAGAGATGATCTTGTCAAGCACATTGTTGCGCGTCCTGGTAGAGGAGGCCATGCAGGTGACATATCTAGTTTGGAGGGTTCAGATATGGAAAACGTGGATCTTCCATCATCAGAAGGAGATTATGAAGATACAAACTTAGATGAAGAAGTAGTTCCTGGTCAAAACGAGGATGGAGCATTTGTTTATTATGGAGATTACAATGATCAAATTCCAGATGACATTGAACATGCAGTTGAATATGAACatgatggagatggagatgaggATGATTATGACGATTATGAGGAAGATAAGGAGGATGATTCTGACGATGAGGAGTACGATTCTTACGATGATGTTACCTACAATGATGCGggtattatgatgatgatgatgttgaggcaTAAGATGTATTTCATTGTTGTGTTTTAAGTGTTCGAATGTTATATGCATATGTATGACAGACTTTCAATTATTTTTGGGTTTCAATTATGTATGCAAATGAATTCGTTTATATTTGATGGCATATGGTTTACAATTAGGATAATCCGTGAAATCTAAAAAATCTCCTTGTACAATATACGAATATGTATACATATCCGTGAAATCTATTTCTACAGTATATGGATGAGTATACTTATCCATGAAATCTCTTTCTACAGTGTAAAGATATGTATACTCACCATGTATAAATGATTCACAATCTCTTTACCAATGAACACATTAATTCGACGAATTCAGTTCTGTCTTCAAAAATAAACACTTATTTTTGTCCAAGTTATTATCCACAACACTTATCTTTATTAATTATGGTGGGTTATATTTCGGAGGAAGACGAATTGATAGTTAGTTTATGGGTTGATGTTCATgtagagaatgaagaagaagatgaacaactaAATAACACAATCCTTTTGTACCACTTGCTGCAAAAGTTGACTATACACAATGGGAATCTGAATGAGCGTACGGTTAAGTATATGAAAACAAGGTTAAACGTTATAACTTCAGACATGAAAGTATATGTATCGACACAGAGGTCGTTATATTTATGGATGGCTGCAGTACCTGCTGAAATCGTAAGAAACTTTACCGGTTAGCTATCCAACAATTTTTTGTGTATGTGTACTGACTTGTTTAGTAATGTAATTGTATattgatattgttttctttttttgtaggAGCAACATGATATGGATAGGAGGGGAAACCTTTTATATTTTTTAACTGCTATGtgattttgaaaaacagtttctcAGAGTATAACCCTTCCCCCTTTGAAGATTCAGCCTCCGAATCATCAGATGAAGAGTAaagaatataaataaatatagGTTTTGTGTGTATATGtctttgtaaaccctcacgagacataACTCGTCCAATAGGATCGCCTATTGGTTTAAAGCCTGGTTGCACGTGCTTAATGTAATCGCTAATCATATGAATATGAAAATaactattattatttattgtaGAAGCAAAATACATCAGGCTCATCACATTTAAACTCCAACAAACACATACTAATTATAAAAAAAGCACATTACATCAATTGATATTCAAACTCTAGATTGAACTAaaacattgttagagcactgctcggtcaaactcgcatgcgttgctatatcaagcatgtttgtcaatgttagtgatcaaaactataattcttgatttctagtatattatatctaattctcggactaggatagtaagtgtagttgagctcaaggacttcatggcgattcatcatacaagtggaagaactactcaaggaaccagtggaacttctcgacaaaaaggtatgtgaagacttgaacttatctgtcacttaaaagtctatcaattctatctcctacttcttgagacaaaagtcgtatgctatatatatagacttaaattatacacatttggtatttcgagccgagtatacctcgcctagctatatctcgaaatatgtgttggtaagagtttcgcttcgaccatgtttttctttacctagtgacataagtcatgtatgtttcaatcatcttaaaaATTTCTTTAACGAGAAATATtggaacaactatataacatcctctaagaatgtttcaatgattgaaatgagagtttagattacataaccatagtggacataagtatgttgtagaaacacatatgtgcataagtcccatgctggaaatcggctagtagccaagtccgcgaactgccgaaattctcaaacccgagaatttatgccgAATTATCAAACTATCTTgcgtaagccaagtccgcgaacccagtccgcgaactagcgaagatctcgaacccgagaatttctgctggagtttgaaaactctttccagtaattaaagttcgcgaacctagtctgcgaacttgtataggttatatatctaaagatgatttttgaacttaactcataaagactaaggaatgcttttgcaaaccgtggctataaagttcatgaaccgattcatgtgaatcaaatcatctttgctacaattgtgtcttgtgtagtacatgagatttccttgcaattgaacaactctctaactagttcatctgagtcatttgaactagttatggtgaagaagaaagttgttggtATGAattgctcaaatggctaaccttttagttgactattattgaaccaactatgcacacgtttgggtacaattatcaaacctagaagcgtgcatttcatttgtgtataacaagataagatttcgatctaacggttgacatatattagcttgaatctaaatcaggttttcatctaacggtggatagcgtttgctttgtgagccaggcgaaaccctgatttgaaatactatataaggggacatctagaaactctacaaactaatccccacacatccgtgtgatactagtttgtaagatagagtcaattctcctttaacctttggttttcttcttctaaaaccaggttaacgacttaaagacttcattgagattgtgaagccataccgatactacttttatcgtaattgtatgatctgatcttgcatcttatatcgtgcGAGTACATCattttgattggcttgatatcgtgagagttctacgataggcaagatataaaagtaatcacaaacatcttcgtctcattgtttgtgattctatgacatcttgtttcgctaccatacgattaagattgttgtcaggtgattgattaatctaggttgttcttcgggaatataagaccggattatcaattggtttctgtttaccttgattttatatcaaaagacgaaacaaaaactttaaggtttttctgtgggagacagattgctCCTTTGAtacacttgtctgtgtgagacaaatttgtttattgttaacgcctgcgattttgggtcgtagcaactcttagttgtgggtgagatcagctaaatcaagtgcgtagtatcctgctgggatcagaggcgtagtggtgcaactgtaccttggatcagtgggagactggttggggttcaactacagtccagtccgaagttagcttggagtaggctagtgtctgtagaggcttaatacagtgtgtattcaatctggactgggtcccggggtttttctgcatttgcggtttcctcgttaacaaaacttctggtgtctgtgttattttttttcctcattatatttttttatataatagaaataatacaggttgtgcgttagatcaatcaattggatagtccgacctaacggttgttgattgatattgattgatccttggatattggtctttgttaccatccaagtttatctctctttaatcgagactcgcagtttgcttgagtaagattaaatcgagagattgagatataaactctttgatatatcttttattgattgagtctaactatctagttgattctcataaaaattattttggagtttgtccatatagattgctaagcgaaatattgggtgttgttgttagacccccgctttttcaattggtaccagagcaggcaaacatgtttaagaccttacaagtctgtgtttttggCAATCTGATTCGGAGAacgaaatctcttacgcataccaaaatgccttctAAAGCTGTTAACCTTGTCAACTGtttcggaaatacctcaaaggattactccttagatgattcttccgaaacCCGAGGTATGAAGACGGTTACATCTTGTGTTgaccattcttcctccaatgagacattggatacAATggtaaaagctgaaatggagctcaccagaattgcaaaaaattctattgagtttgttgatcttcagaatcatgaacagctcattgatgaatttgaaaagtctattgatcgtgaacttGCACTCTATAAAATcatagagtcattctctaaggatattgagaaacttcttcaggaAAATAagctacagcgtgaaaagatttgtgatcttgaaaagctgatcaaagaagactcaattagagaaaaatgttttatCAAGaaacattcatctgatcttgacagacttcgtgttgagaaagagaagatTGTTGCaacactagcccatgaac
The nucleotide sequence above comes from Papaver somniferum cultivar HN1 chromosome 8, ASM357369v1, whole genome shotgun sequence. Encoded proteins:
- the LOC113306117 gene encoding uncharacterized protein LOC113306117, with the protein product MTFGERYLREPTPEDVQRLLQENADRGFPGMLGSVDCMQWPWKNYPVDWQGSYWGKDKESSFALEAVASYDLWFWHAFFGMPGSNNDLNVLAHSPLFDNMLKGVAPSCNYVINGHQYNMGYFLADGIYPKLTAIVQDFSQTLDIPDYVRFNKYQMDKRKDVERAFGVLQELHLQLRDDLVKHIVARPGRGGHAGDISSLEGSDMENVDLPSSEGDYEDTNLDEEVVPGQNEDGAFVYYGDYNDQIPDDIEHAVEYEHDGDGDEDDYDDYEEDKEDDSDDEEYDSYDDVTYNDAGIMMMMMLRHKMYFIVVF